The sequence below is a genomic window from Aureispira sp. CCB-E.
AAAAGATTGGTTGAAAAAGAGATTTATTCCTTAGAGCACTGTTTTTTCTCAAAACTGTATCACACTAATAATCAACAGCATACCATCCAAGCCTTCTGAACCTTAAAATACTGACGATTAATTGCGTAACGCTCATGAAATGCAAGATAGTAGCTATTTAATACTAGATGCTTTTTATGTTTCTTGCTAAAAAAGTAAAAATTTAGCTGGCTATCATTATATTATACCAAATAAGTAAATACAATGGAGCCATTAATCAAACATCTAAAAAATCAAGTCTCTATTCCTGACAATGAATTGGAAGTGATTTTACAAAAATTTGAACAAAAACAGTTTAGAAAAAAAGAGCATTTGCTTCAGTATGGAAATTTAGCCCGATACGAATTTTTCGTAATTCAAGGTTGTGCACGAGTATACATTACCGATTACAATGGAGTAGAGCACAATTCATTTTTTCCAGTAGAAAATTGGTGGGCAGGGGATTTAAAGAGCTTTATCAACAACAGCCCTGCTACTTTTAGTATTCAAGCATTAGAAGACATGACTGTCTTGGCTATAACCAGTAAAAACTGGAAAATTTTAATAGAAGAAGTTCCTAGCTTTTTGAAGTACTCTCATGCTTTATTTTTAAACTCTGTTATTGGGCAGCAAGATAGAATTGTTCAAAGTTTGTCCTTTACCGCAAAAGAACGTTATGATTTTTTTATCCACCAGTATCCTCACTTGGTTCAACGAATCACTCAAAAACACATTGCAAGCTATTTGGGCATCACACCTGAATTTTTGAGTATTTTAAGAAATAGACGTACCAAATGATTTCTTAATCTAGTTCAATTTTTTTCTTATTTATTTTTCAGACCTTTGTTTTCTGCTCATAGATTTTTGGCTATTAAAGATATAGCATTTTCAAAGTTGTCTTTAATTATTAAAAAATCAAGCGATCATTCAAAAAATAATTTTCAAAAACAGAGAAGCTAGTTGATCAATTAAGGTCTATTAGTTCTACCTCTTATCAAAAAAAAAAGAACATGAAAAAGAACACAGATCTAGGATTATTAGTACTTAGAATTTCTATCGGAGTTTTAATGTTGTTGCATGGTATTGGAAAACTAGGAGGAGGTCTGGGCTTTATTGAAAGCGTTTTAGCAGACAAAGGAATTCCAACCTTTATTGCTTATGGAGTTATAGTCGGAGAAGTTCTTGCTCCTATCGCTATTTTAGCTGGCTTTAGAACTCGAATAGCAGCGGCTATTTATGCCTTCAATTGTTTGGTAGCAATCTTATTGGTACACATGGGAGATATTTTCACTTTAAACCAACATGGAGGTTGGGGCATTGAATTACTAGGACTCTATTTGTTTGGTGCAGTTGCTTTGTTTTTTACAGGAGCAGGAAAATATGCGATGTCCAAAAACAATACTTGGGATTAATCTGCTTGATTACAATACATAGCAACAAAGCTAACTATTGAATACAATAAACAGCCTGCTATCTCACTTTATAGTTGCCTAGCTAGCAGACTGTTTATTCTCTTACGAGTAATTATTACTTATGTATTTCGAGGGTTGCTCGTTTAAGTATTTTACCGACTTGATTTTGCAAGACCAGAATATAATGGCCATTCTCAATAGTGCGTATATCTACTACATGATTCTCATTTTGAATGTTGGATGTTGACAAAACAACCCGTCCCAACATATCTACCAACAATAAGTTATAACCATCAGTAGGCAAATCAGCAGCATTCATTTTTATTTGCACCTGTTGTTGCGCAGGGTTTGGATAAATTTGCGCAGCAATTTCATCTTCCACATAACGAACATCAATGGTGTTTGGTGGGTTATTGATGGTGGTATCCAAAAACTCGATATTAGTCACCATTGTTTCTGCACTATCCAAGGTTAGGCTTACCAAAGGTTGTTTTACGCCTTCGGACAAAAAATTGTATTGTACTGTTGTTCCTCTGGTAGGGAAAGGCAGTTGTATAAAATTGGCAACATTAACCCATTGGTTTCCTAAAAAAGGTACATTCACGCTTACTTCAAATTTCACCTCAAACTCTGTCACTACTTTTTGACGCAAAACGTCATAAGTACTGTCTGCCATAGCGCAAGTTCCCCATGCATCTACAACTCTATCTTCATCTCCATCAATTGCAATTCGAACAGAATCAGGACTCAAACCAAATGGCAATCCACTTACTAAAGAATCAATTAATTGGCGCAAAAAAGGCACGCTATCAATATGTTCGCTAAATCGAAATGCATATACATCAGATGCCATGTCGTTATACGTTAATGGAACTACCTGTGTAACATGCGTATTGGCAAAAGCATTGACAAAAGAAATTCCTAATATCTCAAAACCTCCTCCTATACGTTCCATTTGAGTAGCGGTCACATCGGTATAGGCTACCCCTACTTGCCCTAGAAGTGGCTGTAAAATATCTGCATCTGAAAATTGCGTATAAAAACCGCCTGTTGAGGCAGCCTGTATCGTATCATAATTGGTATTTATGGCCACCAGTTGCGAAAAATCCCAAGCGGTTGCAGTGGCACTAGGGGGGGTAATCGTTAGGGAAGAATCTACAGCAGTAGAAATCGAAAGAATATCGCCAGCTTGCGGAAAACTAATCGACGTGTACGTAATTTGTCCAAAACTCGATCCAATTATTAAGCAAGAGATCAAACTCAGTAGTAGGTATTTTTTCATGTTTGTTTTGTATATTTATATGATAAGAAAGGGGCGGTTCTTCTATCAAAAATACACATTATTGTGAATATAGCACAACAAAATTAGATAATTGATTGACATTAAAAATCCTATGCTGGTATGCTAACTTATTTTAGACTATAAATGCCTTTTGCCGTAATTTCTATATTAGGCAATGCTTGATTTTTTTCAAAATAGGTATATATAGGTGCCATACTTGCCCATAAATCTCTAAATTCTTTGTTATCGGCAAAACGGTTGTTCAATGCTTCCATATTTTCCCATGTTAGACGAGTAGGAAAAATATGGATTGGAATTTCTTGTTGACCTTTATCTTTTGCTTCTGTTGCTAAAATATATACGTTAGGAATTCTTAAGTCTGTAATCGCCAAACAACCGATAGAAGCGTCCGTTCCATGAATACAAATTGCCCCTCCCAAATCCGCCTCTTTTGCATTTCTAATCTTATCTGCAGCATTGGGATAGTTTAATCGCAATGAAATCTTAAAAGTACTCTCTGGATTAAAATAATCAATATAATATATCCCTTCTGGAACTTGGTGGTCTCCTTGACGGCGCTTAGGTCCCAAACGACTCGTGCCTTGATAAAAAGGATAACTTGTAATTAATGTATAATGTTTTTTAGTTTTAGGTTTTGCCCACAACTCCAGCCTTCCTTCCTCTTTAAAGGCACGTAAATATAGATCTATATCAAAAGAATAAATTCCTTGGGTAGCCAACAACTGCTTCACTTGTTTAAAATTGCTCTGATAAATCGATTGCACATTGTCAAAAGAGAGTTGTTGTTGTTTGAAATGTCCTGATTTCAAATCCTCCCAATGTTCTAGTGAAACAGTATCCAAAGCAGCTATATCTAACCAATAAGCCGTTTCTAGTGATTCTTTTTCTGCTGCTATTTTCTTAATTTTAGCATCTGATAATAACAATAAACTATCCATTAGTTTTAATTCTGCAACAACACTATCTGGTAAGTCTCCATAAATTGATGCATCAGACATTATTGCATCTTCCTGCAAGGGTAAAACATTCGTATCAACAAAGGCATTTTCAGACTTCCTTGCGAGTATCCTTTCTTCAGCAGGTGCTTGGCAACCAAGCACCCACCATAAACCTAAGTATAAACTTATAATTCGATAAATTGCCATAGTATTCTCATTTCATTTCCCTCATAATTCATTATTAATCAAAAGATACACTTGTGCGAAGTTCACTTTTTGAAATATTGTTTTTAAAGAGAAAATCTAGTAGCAATTCTTTAGTATTATTCTACCACACCTTATACAAAATATTGTAATTAAAAATTTTTTAGCTAATTCAACTAAAGGCTTTTCTACCCATAATGCAGGTTGCTTTTGGGGTTCAGCTATTAATTTTTAATAACAAAGGTAATTTAGCCAACTTCTAGGGAAAAGAAGCCTAACTCTAAGCAAGCATAATGTCTCACCTTTGTATTAAGTAATTCAAATACACATTATTAAATCATGAAGTTGCTGGTCTTAACACCTGTTATTGAATTCAAATTCAGAAGATACAATACCTAACAACTTCAGTTAAATTCTTATTACAATGAAAAATAAATTATTTGCAATCGTTATTTTGGTTATGGGCTTTGTTAGTTTGGGTTTTGCACAAGACGCAATGCAAACTCCAGTGATAAAATTAGAGCAAACACCTGGTAAGTTTACGGTTCAAAGTTTAACTTTAGAAGCAGGAACATATCAATTCGAAATTGCAAATGTTGGGGTAGATCACGAAATAGGCTTTGTCATAGCTCCCAAAGGTAAACCAGAACAAAAACATCATATAAAAGAAGGATATGTGCAAAAAACGATCAAAGATGGCGAATCCTCATTGACACAAAAAGTTACTTTAAAAAAAGGGGAGTACATCTATTTTTGCCCATTGAATCCAACAGAACAATATAGTTTAACCGTCAAATAACAAGAGGATTATAGAATGTTGGTTAATTAGAGTTTGCCACAGTTGACGAGATAGTGTTAGCTGTGGTATTTGCTATTCAAACGCTAGCTTTTATTTAAAAGCTCTTTCCTCCAAGTCCTCTATTTGGGTTTTAAACGATATTTTTGAGTTAATTCTCAAAAAAAACACTAATTACTTACATTTTTTTTGATTCTTTCCCAAAGAAGACTATCTTTGTGACCTATTTGTGATTTGTAGATAACAATTTAATTAAAAAAATGTACGCAATAGTAGAAATCAAAGGACAACAGTTCAAAGTGAGCGAAGGACAAGAGATCTTCGTAAATCGCTTAGAAGCTGCTGAGGGTGATAAAGTTACTTTCGACAAAGTACTCCTCGTAGCGAAGGAAGGAAACTTCCAAGTAGGAACTCCTAGTGTGGCAGCAACAGTAAACACTACTGTTCTTGAGCAAGTAAAAGGTGATAAAGTCATCGTGTTCAAGAAAAAACGCCGCAAAGGATACCGTCGCAAAAACGGACACCGTCAGCAATTCACAAAAATCAAAATTGATAGCATTGCATAATGCTGGATCTTATTATTTAACCTTAAGTCAATAACTTATAAAAAGTATAAATCATGGCTCATAAGAAAGGGGTAGGTAGTACGGATAACGGACGTGATAGTAAAAGTAAACGTCTTGGTGTCAAATTGTTTGGCGGCCAGTCGGCTATTGCAGGAAATATCATCGTACGTCAACGAGGTACTAGCTTCCACCCAGGTAATGGTGTAGGAATAGGTAAAGACCACACTATCTTTGCTTTAAAAGATGGTATCGTTGAATTCAAAAAAGGATACAAGAATCGTACCTTCATTCATGTAGTATAATTACACTACCAATGATAAAAAGCCATTCCGAACCTGATTCGGGATGGCTTTTTTTAGGTTCAAAGTATATTAAAAAAATCATTTTTTTGGTGCATTTACTGACTAAGTAAGTGGTCAGAAAAAATAAGAACAAAAAATGGGATTATTTTTTTTTGAACGATTACTTACCTTATAATAATAAGGTACCAAGAAAAATTAAAACATTTATAATGGGCAATTTAGTAGCTATTGTTGGTCGCCCCAATGTTGGTAAATCGACCTTCTTTAATAGAATGCTAGGGATGCGCAAAGCTATTGTAGACGATGTTAGTGGCGTCACTAGAGATCGTCAATATGGTTCTTCAGAGTGGAATGGTCAACAGTTTATGTTGGTAGATACAGGAGGTTTTATTGGAGACTCAGAAGATGACTTTGCAGCAGCTATTCGCACTCAAGTTCATACTGCAATTCAAGAAGCGCAAGTCATTCTTTTTGTTGTAGATGTCAACACAGGTGTCACCGATTTGGATGAGCATCTTGCAGAAATCTTGCATCGTACCAAAAAACAAGTATTATTGGT
It includes:
- a CDS encoding Crp/Fnr family transcriptional regulator — its product is MEPLIKHLKNQVSIPDNELEVILQKFEQKQFRKKEHLLQYGNLARYEFFVIQGCARVYITDYNGVEHNSFFPVENWWAGDLKSFINNSPATFSIQALEDMTVLAITSKNWKILIEEVPSFLKYSHALFLNSVIGQQDRIVQSLSFTAKERYDFFIHQYPHLVQRITQKHIASYLGITPEFLSILRNRRTK
- a CDS encoding DoxX family protein; translation: MKKNTDLGLLVLRISIGVLMLLHGIGKLGGGLGFIESVLADKGIPTFIAYGVIVGEVLAPIAILAGFRTRIAAAIYAFNCLVAILLVHMGDIFTLNQHGGWGIELLGLYLFGAVALFFTGAGKYAMSKNNTWD
- a CDS encoding T9SS type A sorting domain-containing protein encodes the protein MKKYLLLSLISCLIIGSSFGQITYTSISFPQAGDILSISTAVDSSLTITPPSATATAWDFSQLVAINTNYDTIQAASTGGFYTQFSDADILQPLLGQVGVAYTDVTATQMERIGGGFEILGISFVNAFANTHVTQVVPLTYNDMASDVYAFRFSEHIDSVPFLRQLIDSLVSGLPFGLSPDSVRIAIDGDEDRVVDAWGTCAMADSTYDVLRQKVVTEFEVKFEVSVNVPFLGNQWVNVANFIQLPFPTRGTTVQYNFLSEGVKQPLVSLTLDSAETMVTNIEFLDTTINNPPNTIDVRYVEDEIAAQIYPNPAQQQVQIKMNAADLPTDGYNLLLVDMLGRVVLSTSNIQNENHVVDIRTIENGHYILVLQNQVGKILKRATLEIHK
- a CDS encoding L,D-transpeptidase family protein — translated: MAIYRIISLYLGLWWVLGCQAPAEERILARKSENAFVDTNVLPLQEDAIMSDASIYGDLPDSVVAELKLMDSLLLLSDAKIKKIAAEKESLETAYWLDIAALDTVSLEHWEDLKSGHFKQQQLSFDNVQSIYQSNFKQVKQLLATQGIYSFDIDLYLRAFKEEGRLELWAKPKTKKHYTLITSYPFYQGTSRLGPKRRQGDHQVPEGIYYIDYFNPESTFKISLRLNYPNAADKIRNAKEADLGGAICIHGTDASIGCLAITDLRIPNVYILATEAKDKGQQEIPIHIFPTRLTWENMEALNNRFADNKEFRDLWASMAPIYTYFEKNQALPNIEITAKGIYSLK
- a CDS encoding cupredoxin domain-containing protein, with protein sequence MKNKLFAIVILVMGFVSLGFAQDAMQTPVIKLEQTPGKFTVQSLTLEAGTYQFEIANVGVDHEIGFVIAPKGKPEQKHHIKEGYVQKTIKDGESSLTQKVTLKKGEYIYFCPLNPTEQYSLTVK
- the rplU gene encoding 50S ribosomal protein L21; its protein translation is MYAIVEIKGQQFKVSEGQEIFVNRLEAAEGDKVTFDKVLLVAKEGNFQVGTPSVAATVNTTVLEQVKGDKVIVFKKKRRKGYRRKNGHRQQFTKIKIDSIA
- the rpmA gene encoding 50S ribosomal protein L27; protein product: MAHKKGVGSTDNGRDSKSKRLGVKLFGGQSAIAGNIIVRQRGTSFHPGNGVGIGKDHTIFALKDGIVEFKKGYKNRTFIHVV